Proteins from a genomic interval of Stenotrophomonas sp. WZN-1:
- a CDS encoding HipA domain-containing protein — MSAPRIDLKDVITTTVLPGLHYPLPPRELQVSIDEAPVGRLTEAANLWRFTYAPEWLGNPHRFPLAPALPLQEAAIADGSSQRPVQWYFDNLLPEEQQRTLMATDARVDGADAFALLTAYGAESAGSLTLLPPGTHLLPGGSEPLTDTELSRRIQGLPRTSLAAGAAKRMSLAGAQHKLAIIEVGEELYQPLGAEPSTHILKPDSTSSSYPHSVANEWFVMCLAQRMGLQVPKIERRYVPEPVFIIERFDREITADAIHRRHAIDACQLLNLDRQFKYTLGSIDTLKVIVEQCRSKLKTRVRLFDWLIFNVLTGNNDAHLKNLSFLVDNKGIELAPHYDLLSTACYETRAYADEGARWPERSELSWPILGVARFHDLRFEHLVSAGEALGLGRPAATRQLRHQIDRIASEAQSLYAEVLQENQQWLIRSDIGPTLEGEVHFMRTLIHVIIADMVRQLSPA; from the coding sequence ATGAGCGCCCCCCGTATCGACCTCAAGGACGTCATTACAACGACCGTCCTGCCTGGACTGCACTATCCGCTTCCACCACGCGAACTGCAGGTCAGCATCGATGAAGCGCCAGTGGGCCGCCTGACCGAGGCAGCAAACCTGTGGCGCTTCACCTATGCGCCGGAGTGGCTCGGCAACCCACATCGGTTTCCGCTGGCACCCGCATTGCCACTGCAGGAGGCCGCCATCGCCGACGGCTCCAGCCAGCGCCCGGTGCAGTGGTATTTCGACAATCTGCTGCCGGAAGAGCAACAACGCACGCTGATGGCAACCGATGCCAGGGTGGATGGCGCCGATGCGTTCGCCTTGCTGACCGCCTACGGCGCGGAATCGGCAGGCTCGTTGACGCTGCTGCCGCCCGGGACGCACCTGCTCCCCGGCGGCAGTGAACCGCTGACCGACACGGAACTCTCCAGGCGTATCCAGGGGCTGCCACGTACATCGCTTGCTGCCGGTGCCGCCAAGCGCATGTCACTGGCAGGTGCCCAGCACAAGCTGGCCATCATCGAGGTGGGGGAGGAACTCTACCAGCCTCTGGGCGCCGAGCCCTCGACCCACATCCTCAAGCCTGACAGCACCAGCAGCAGTTACCCGCACAGCGTGGCCAACGAATGGTTCGTGATGTGCCTTGCACAGCGCATGGGGCTGCAGGTGCCGAAGATCGAGCGCCGCTACGTACCGGAGCCGGTCTTCATCATCGAGCGCTTTGATCGCGAAATCACCGCCGACGCCATTCATCGCCGGCACGCGATCGACGCCTGCCAGCTGCTCAATCTCGACCGTCAGTTCAAGTACACGCTCGGCAGCATCGACACCCTGAAGGTGATCGTCGAGCAATGCAGAAGCAAGCTCAAGACGCGCGTCCGCCTGTTCGACTGGTTGATCTTCAATGTACTCACCGGCAACAACGATGCGCACCTGAAGAACCTGAGCTTCCTGGTCGACAACAAAGGCATCGAATTGGCCCCCCACTACGACCTGCTGTCCACCGCATGTTACGAGACCCGCGCGTATGCCGACGAGGGCGCACGTTGGCCAGAACGCTCGGAACTGTCGTGGCCCATTCTCGGTGTCGCGCGCTTCCACGACCTTCGTTTCGAGCATCTGGTTTCCGCCGGTGAAGCCCTGGGCCTGGGAAGGCCGGCTGCCACCCGGCAGCTACGCCATCAGATCGACCGCATCGCGAGCGAAGCCCAGTCGCTTTACGCGGAAGTGCTGCAGGAAAACCAGCAATGGTTGATCCGTTCCGACATCGGCCCAACGCTGGAAGGCGAGGTGCATTTCATGAGAACACTGATCCACGTGATCATCGCCGACATGGTGAGGCAGCTTTCACCTGCATGA
- a CDS encoding helix-turn-helix domain-containing protein: protein MKIRLEKAEALGPLVRAARKHQRLRQDATAEGIGVSENFLAKVERGGTTVQWGKLFTVLDELGLHVEIDVPDEAMALLAKRANGKAP from the coding sequence TTGAAGATCAGGCTTGAGAAGGCTGAGGCCTTGGGACCATTGGTGAGAGCCGCCCGCAAGCATCAGCGGCTGCGCCAGGATGCAACCGCCGAAGGCATCGGGGTCAGCGAGAATTTCCTGGCCAAGGTCGAACGCGGCGGTACCACGGTGCAATGGGGCAAGCTGTTCACCGTGCTTGACGAGCTGGGGCTGCATGTCGAAATCGACGTGCCGGACGAAGCGATGGCCCTGCTGGCCAAACGTGCCAACGGGAAGGCGCCATGA